A window of the Listeria swaminathanii genome harbors these coding sequences:
- a CDS encoding aldose 1-epimerase family protein — protein MIKLENELLLVEMKTAGAELTRILRKDTGLEYLWNADSKFWGRHSPVLFPTVGRLVEDTYLVDGKPYHLGQHGFARDRDFKVMEQTENSVRFELDSDEDSLAIYPYKFKLSIIYTIEKDSVAVSYEVENRDDKRIYFSIGAHPAFNLPLTEGTAFEDYYLDFGTEENLETLCLEGPYRSGAIEKVTSEPARYLPLSYDLFKNDALIFEALKQKEVTIKSDKTPHFVKVSFPEFPFVGIWTAKTGTPFLCIEPWYGIADGAGKSVELRDKAGIEHLEPEAVFASEYTITVG, from the coding sequence ATGATTAAACTAGAAAATGAATTATTGCTTGTAGAAATGAAAACAGCAGGCGCTGAATTAACGCGTATTTTGCGCAAAGATACTGGACTTGAGTATTTGTGGAATGCGGATAGTAAATTTTGGGGACGTCATTCGCCAGTCTTATTCCCAACGGTTGGAAGACTAGTTGAGGATACTTACTTAGTAGATGGCAAGCCGTATCACTTAGGACAACATGGTTTCGCTCGTGACCGTGATTTTAAAGTAATGGAGCAAACGGAAAATTCGGTACGCTTTGAACTGGATTCTGATGAAGATTCGTTAGCTATTTATCCTTACAAATTCAAATTATCTATTATTTATACAATCGAGAAAGATTCTGTAGCTGTTTCTTATGAAGTGGAAAACAGAGATGATAAACGCATTTACTTCTCTATCGGTGCACACCCGGCGTTTAATTTGCCACTAACTGAAGGTACTGCGTTTGAAGACTATTACTTGGACTTTGGAACAGAAGAAAACTTGGAAACACTTTGTTTAGAAGGGCCTTATCGTAGTGGAGCAATTGAAAAAGTGACGAGTGAGCCAGCAAGATATTTACCGCTGAGCTATGACTTATTTAAAAATGATGCGCTTATCTTTGAAGCGTTGAAACAAAAAGAAGTGACGATTAAGTCAGATAAAACGCCGCATTTTGTAAAAGTAAGCTTCCCGGAATTCCCGTTTGTGGGAATCTGGACGGCAAAAACAGGAACACCTTTCTTATGTATTGAACCGTGGTATGGCATTGCGGACGGTGCTGGAAAATCAGTTGAACTGCGAGATAAAGCGGGGATAGAACATTTAGAACCAGAAGCTGTTTTTGCATCGGAATATACAATTACAGTAGGATAA
- the plsY gene encoding glycerol-3-phosphate 1-O-acyltransferase PlsY, with protein sequence MTINLILLSLLAYVIGSIPSGLWIGKIFYKKDIREFGSGNLGATNSFRVLGIKAGSIVTVMDILKGTVATLLPYFFQLNVDHHFWLLTGAFAIIGHSFPLFAGFRGGKAVATSAGVILAYAPLLFVAALVVFLVTLKLSKYVSLSSMIGALAALIISFFMGDWILIILVACIATFVIWRHRANITRIRNGEEPKIKWM encoded by the coding sequence ATGACAATTAACTTAATTCTGCTTTCTTTATTAGCCTATGTGATTGGTTCTATACCATCTGGTTTATGGATTGGCAAAATTTTCTACAAAAAAGATATTCGCGAGTTCGGTAGCGGTAACTTAGGCGCGACGAATTCGTTCCGAGTGCTTGGGATCAAAGCTGGTAGTATCGTTACAGTGATGGATATTTTAAAAGGGACCGTCGCAACATTACTTCCATATTTCTTCCAATTAAACGTAGACCATCATTTCTGGCTACTTACTGGAGCATTTGCGATTATCGGCCATAGTTTCCCGCTTTTTGCTGGGTTCCGTGGTGGAAAAGCAGTTGCTACTTCTGCCGGCGTTATCCTAGCATATGCGCCACTGCTCTTTGTAGCTGCTCTCGTAGTCTTCTTGGTTACACTGAAACTTAGCAAATATGTGTCGCTTAGCTCAATGATTGGAGCACTTGCAGCATTAATTATTTCTTTTTTCATGGGAGATTGGATTTTAATTATTCTTGTTGCTTGTATCGCGACTTTTGTTATCTGGCGTCACCGAGCTAACATTACCCGTATCCGTAACGGAGAAGAACCAAAAATAAAATGGATGTAA
- a CDS encoding CoA-binding protein — protein MQNPTKEEIRHILKQAKVIAVVGLSDKPDRTSYRVSQIMQQAGYKIIPVNPNADEILGEKAVKNLTDIEEHVDIVNVFRRSEFLPEIAKAFDQIDADVFWAQLGITNQEAFDFLTEKGYPTVMDYCIKVAYQEMD, from the coding sequence ATGCAAAATCCAACAAAAGAAGAAATCCGACATATTTTAAAGCAGGCAAAAGTAATCGCAGTCGTTGGTTTGAGTGATAAGCCAGACCGCACAAGTTACCGTGTGAGCCAGATAATGCAGCAAGCTGGATACAAAATTATACCAGTGAACCCTAATGCAGACGAAATTCTTGGCGAAAAAGCTGTTAAGAACTTAACGGATATCGAGGAACATGTTGATATTGTTAATGTCTTTCGTCGCTCAGAGTTTTTACCTGAAATAGCTAAGGCGTTTGACCAAATCGACGCAGACGTGTTTTGGGCACAACTTGGCATTACTAATCAGGAAGCATTTGATTTTTTGACAGAAAAAGGATATCCTACTGTCATGGATTATTGCATTAAGGTTGCTTATCAAGAAATGGACTAA
- the parE gene encoding DNA topoisomerase IV subunit B, which produces MNRNEYNDDSIQVLEGLEAVRKRPAMYIGSTDVRGLHHLVYEIVDNSVDETLAGFGKKIVVTLHEDGSVSVSDEGRGMPVGMHKTGKSTVEVILTVLHAGGKFGQEGGYKTSGGLHGVGSSVVNALSEWLVVTINRDGATYQQKFKDGGKPDGTLKKIGKSKATGTTIRFKPDPAIFPTTSFNYETLSERLRESAFLLKGMLIELIDERVGMAEAFHFEEGVKNFVEYINEGKDVLHPVASFEGENATIEVEMAFQFNDGYSENILSFVNNVRTRGAGSHESGMKAAMTRIFNDYARRVNLLKEKDKNLEGSDIREGLSAVLSIRVPEKILQFEGQTKEKLGTQEARQAVDAVVAEHLAYFLAENPETSSLLVKKAVKAREAREAARKAREETRNGKKKKRSETLLSGKLTPAQSRNPNKNELYLVEGDSAGGSAKQGRDRRFQAILPLRGKVINTEKAKLQDILKNEEISTIIHTVGAGVGTEFDVEDCNYDKVVIMTDADTDGAHIQVLLLTFFYRYMRPLVEAGKVFIALPPLYKVSRGSGKKEVIEYAWTDEELDSAIQKIGKGYMIQRYKGLGEMNADQLWETTMNPDTRTLIRVRVDDSARAERRVATLMGDKVEPRRQWIEKHVEFSMEDSQNILENENMMVEEAKDI; this is translated from the coding sequence ATGAATCGGAATGAGTATAATGATGATTCTATTCAGGTGCTTGAAGGACTGGAAGCGGTCCGGAAACGCCCAGCGATGTATATTGGTTCAACCGATGTACGCGGGCTGCACCATTTAGTATATGAAATAGTGGACAACTCGGTCGATGAGACCCTTGCAGGTTTTGGTAAGAAAATTGTTGTGACACTTCATGAGGATGGCAGTGTTAGTGTTAGCGATGAAGGTCGTGGGATGCCTGTTGGGATGCACAAAACAGGTAAATCTACGGTAGAAGTTATTTTAACCGTACTTCATGCTGGTGGTAAATTTGGCCAAGAAGGCGGATATAAAACTAGTGGAGGACTCCACGGTGTTGGTTCATCCGTTGTAAATGCGCTCTCAGAATGGTTAGTTGTTACGATTAATCGTGATGGCGCAACCTATCAACAAAAATTTAAAGACGGCGGAAAGCCAGATGGAACACTGAAAAAAATCGGGAAATCAAAAGCTACTGGGACAACAATTCGCTTTAAACCAGATCCAGCGATTTTTCCAACTACTTCATTTAACTATGAAACATTATCTGAACGTCTAAGAGAATCTGCTTTCCTTTTAAAGGGCATGTTAATCGAATTAATTGATGAACGTGTAGGTATGGCAGAGGCTTTCCACTTTGAAGAAGGTGTGAAAAACTTTGTTGAATACATTAATGAAGGCAAAGATGTACTTCATCCAGTTGCTAGCTTTGAAGGAGAAAATGCGACCATTGAAGTAGAAATGGCGTTCCAATTCAATGATGGTTACTCTGAAAATATCTTGAGTTTCGTTAATAACGTTCGAACTCGCGGGGCAGGTTCCCACGAATCAGGTATGAAAGCTGCTATGACACGGATTTTCAATGATTATGCTCGTCGGGTGAATCTTTTAAAAGAAAAAGATAAAAACCTCGAAGGTAGCGATATTCGTGAAGGGTTATCCGCGGTACTTTCGATTCGTGTTCCAGAAAAAATTCTTCAATTCGAAGGACAAACGAAAGAAAAACTAGGGACGCAGGAAGCTCGTCAGGCTGTTGATGCTGTAGTGGCGGAACATTTAGCTTACTTCCTTGCTGAAAACCCAGAAACAAGCTCACTTCTTGTTAAAAAGGCAGTTAAAGCCCGCGAAGCAAGAGAAGCTGCCAGAAAAGCGCGTGAAGAAACGCGTAATGGTAAGAAAAAGAAACGTTCCGAAACACTTCTTTCTGGAAAGTTAACGCCAGCGCAATCACGAAACCCTAACAAAAATGAACTTTACCTAGTCGAAGGAGACTCGGCGGGAGGATCAGCCAAACAAGGCCGAGACCGTCGTTTCCAAGCTATTTTGCCACTTCGAGGAAAAGTAATTAATACCGAAAAAGCAAAACTACAAGATATCTTAAAAAATGAAGAAATTAGTACGATTATCCATACAGTTGGTGCGGGTGTTGGTACCGAGTTTGATGTCGAGGATTGTAACTATGATAAAGTAGTTATCATGACCGATGCGGATACCGATGGCGCCCACATTCAAGTATTGCTACTAACATTCTTCTATCGTTACATGCGTCCGCTTGTTGAAGCTGGTAAAGTATTCATTGCCTTACCACCACTTTACAAAGTCAGCCGCGGTTCCGGGAAAAAAGAAGTAATCGAATATGCCTGGACAGATGAAGAATTAGATTCTGCCATCCAAAAAATCGGTAAAGGCTACATGATCCAACGTTACAAAGGTCTTGGTGAGATGAATGCCGACCAACTTTGGGAAACAACGATGAATCCGGACACACGTACGTTAATTCGTGTGCGAGTGGACGATTCTGCGCGTGCTGAACGCCGCGTGGCAACACTGATGGGTGATAAAGTAGAACCAAGACGTCAGTGGATTGAAAAGCATGTTGAGTTTTCTATGGAAGATAGCCAAAATATTTTAGAAAATGAAAACATGATGGTTGAGGAGGCGAAAGACATTTGA
- the parC gene encoding DNA topoisomerase IV subunit A — protein sequence MTNPEQHIQDLALEEVMGDRFGRYSKYIIQERALPDVRDGLKPVQRRILFAMNVEGNTSEKGFRKSAKTVGNVIGNYHPHGDSSVYEAMVRMSQDWKVRNMLIEMHGNNGSVDGDPPAAMRYTEARLSPISAELLRDIEKETVDFIPNFDDTSSEPTVLPARFPNLLVNGSTGISAGYATDIPPHNLTEIIEAVMKRLDSPLCTTDDIMKIVKGPDFPTGGIIQGIDGIRKAYQTGKGRVVVRSKTEIEDIRGGRKQITIHEIPYEVNKANLVKRMDELRIEKKIEGISEVRDETDRTGLRIAVELKKDANAEGVLNYLFKNTDLQVSYNFNMVAINRKRPELMGIIPMLDAYIGHQKEIITKRSEYDIRRARARQHILEGLIKALSILDEVIKLIRGSKDKRDAKLNLQTNYDFSEKQAEAIVSLQLYRLTNTDIHELQSEAESLAEQISVLEKILGDEAELIAVLKEELAEIKKKYKTARRTEVQAEITEIKIDTEVLVANEDVIVSVTKEGYVKRTSQRSYAASNGAELAMKEADHAIFIQKMNSLDSLLLFTSKGNFIYRPVHELPDIRWKNLGDHVSHLASDLSAGEEIRSAIAIQAFTEEKRFLFVTKNGMTKQSAITNYKPQRYSKSMMAIKLKDDDELLSVHLIDGTEDIFLATKNGYGLRYSITEIPESGARTAGVKAINLKQEDIVIGGVVIAQNEQKHILLATQRGSLKQMKASEFEPISRAKRGLLMLRELKSNPHRFIGLTLADNNDHLFIETNTDQVVEIDVNNLRITDRYSNGSFVLDETMEGEPTSIWLAIPEIKDTTDAKDE from the coding sequence TTGACTAATCCAGAACAACATATCCAAGACTTAGCGCTAGAAGAAGTTATGGGCGACCGTTTTGGTAGATATAGTAAATATATTATTCAAGAACGTGCGCTTCCAGATGTTCGTGACGGACTGAAACCAGTACAACGTCGGATTTTATTCGCAATGAATGTCGAAGGAAATACATCCGAGAAAGGTTTCCGTAAATCTGCCAAAACAGTCGGAAACGTTATCGGTAATTACCATCCACATGGTGACTCTTCCGTTTATGAAGCAATGGTGCGGATGAGTCAAGACTGGAAAGTACGTAATATGCTGATTGAAATGCACGGAAATAACGGTAGTGTCGATGGTGATCCACCAGCTGCGATGCGTTATACCGAAGCTCGTCTTTCACCGATTTCAGCAGAATTACTACGCGATATCGAAAAAGAAACAGTCGATTTCATTCCTAACTTTGATGATACTTCCAGTGAGCCAACTGTTTTACCAGCGCGTTTTCCGAACCTTTTAGTCAATGGTTCTACTGGGATTTCCGCGGGTTATGCGACTGATATTCCGCCGCATAATTTAACCGAAATCATTGAAGCTGTGATGAAACGATTAGATAGTCCGCTTTGCACAACCGATGATATTATGAAAATTGTCAAAGGCCCAGATTTCCCAACAGGTGGGATTATTCAAGGGATTGACGGTATTCGTAAAGCATATCAAACGGGTAAAGGACGCGTTGTCGTTCGTTCCAAAACAGAAATTGAAGATATTCGTGGTGGCAGAAAACAAATTACCATTCACGAAATTCCTTATGAAGTGAATAAAGCTAATTTAGTGAAACGCATGGACGAACTTCGTATTGAGAAAAAAATTGAAGGTATTTCAGAAGTACGTGATGAAACTGACCGTACAGGACTTCGTATTGCAGTGGAACTTAAAAAAGACGCTAATGCAGAAGGCGTACTGAATTACTTATTTAAAAATACAGATTTACAAGTGAGCTATAACTTCAATATGGTCGCTATCAATAGAAAACGTCCTGAGCTAATGGGAATTATTCCAATGCTTGACGCTTATATTGGGCACCAAAAAGAAATCATTACTAAGCGCTCCGAGTATGATATTCGCAGAGCACGCGCGCGCCAACATATTTTAGAAGGATTAATTAAAGCACTTTCTATTTTAGATGAAGTCATTAAGTTAATCCGTGGCTCGAAAGATAAACGTGATGCGAAATTAAACTTACAAACAAACTATGATTTCAGCGAAAAACAAGCAGAAGCGATTGTATCTTTACAACTGTATCGTTTAACAAATACAGATATACATGAACTTCAAAGTGAAGCCGAATCTCTAGCAGAACAAATTAGTGTTCTGGAAAAAATCTTAGGTGATGAAGCAGAACTTATTGCTGTTCTAAAAGAAGAACTAGCAGAAATCAAGAAAAAATACAAAACTGCCCGCCGTACAGAAGTGCAAGCAGAAATCACTGAAATCAAAATCGACACGGAAGTACTTGTTGCTAACGAAGACGTGATTGTTTCTGTGACGAAAGAAGGCTATGTGAAACGTACAAGCCAACGTTCTTACGCCGCTTCAAATGGTGCAGAACTAGCAATGAAAGAAGCCGATCATGCCATCTTTATTCAAAAAATGAATTCACTCGATTCGCTCTTGTTATTCACGAGCAAAGGGAATTTCATTTATCGACCAGTGCATGAATTGCCAGATATTCGTTGGAAAAATCTCGGTGATCACGTTAGCCACTTGGCCAGCGATTTGTCAGCCGGTGAAGAAATTCGTTCTGCGATTGCAATTCAAGCCTTTACGGAAGAAAAACGATTTTTATTCGTTACCAAAAACGGCATGACCAAACAATCGGCTATCACGAATTACAAACCACAGCGCTATTCTAAGTCAATGATGGCAATTAAGCTAAAAGATGATGATGAGCTGTTAAGTGTTCATTTGATTGATGGCACAGAAGATATTTTCTTAGCAACAAAAAATGGTTACGGTCTTCGCTATTCCATTACTGAAATCCCAGAGTCCGGCGCAAGAACGGCCGGCGTAAAAGCGATTAACTTAAAACAAGAGGATATCGTCATCGGCGGGGTTGTCATCGCCCAGAACGAACAAAAACATATCCTTCTCGCAACACAACGAGGTTCACTTAAACAAATGAAAGCAAGTGAATTCGAACCAATTTCTAGAGCAAAACGTGGCTTACTAATGTTACGCGAGCTGAAAAGTAATCCGCATCGTTTCATAGGCTTAACGCTTGCTGATAATAACGACCATTTATTTATTGAAACAAATACAGATCAAGTAGTCGAAATAGACGTCAATAATCTACGGATAACAGATCGCTATTCCAACGGCTCGTTTGTGTTAGATGAAACAATGGAAGGGGAACCAACATCTATCTGGTTAGCAATCCCCGAAATTAAAGATACAACAGACGCAAAAGACGAATAA
- a CDS encoding S-ribosylhomocysteine lyase: MAEKMNVESFNLDHTKVKAPFVRLAGTKVGIHGDEIYKYDVRFKQPNKEHMEMPALHSLEHLMAELARNHTDKLVDISPMGCQTGFYVSLINHSDYDDVLEIIATTLTDVIQATEVPACNEVQCGWAASHSLEGAKALASEFLAKRSEWKNVFAE; the protein is encoded by the coding sequence ATGGCAGAAAAAATGAATGTAGAAAGTTTTAATTTAGACCATACGAAAGTAAAAGCACCTTTTGTGAGACTAGCGGGAACGAAAGTTGGCATCCACGGAGATGAAATTTACAAATATGATGTTCGTTTTAAACAACCCAATAAAGAACATATGGAAATGCCCGCGCTTCACTCTTTGGAGCATTTGATGGCTGAGCTTGCGAGAAACCACACTGATAAATTAGTCGATATTAGTCCGATGGGATGCCAAACAGGATTTTATGTTTCGCTTATCAACCATAGCGACTATGATGATGTTCTAGAAATCATCGCTACTACATTAACTGATGTAATCCAGGCAACAGAAGTTCCAGCTTGTAATGAAGTCCAATGTGGCTGGGCAGCAAGCCATAGCCTAGAAGGTGCAAAAGCTCTAGCATCCGAATTTTTAGCTAAAAGAAGCGAATGGAAAAATGTATTTGCTGAATAA